The Kineothrix sp. IPX-CK genomic interval CCAAATGGGACCGTCTGTTCACCATAGAGCTTCCCCTTGCGTTTCCCATGGTGTTTACCGGTATCCGAATTGCCATGGTTACCTCGATAGGCGTGGCGGTATTTGCTACTTCAGTGGGAGGCGGCGGACTGGGTTCTGTCATCAATCAGGGTATCCGCACTCAGAACATGCTGCTGATTCTTTTTGGCACCGGCACACTGATGGCGATGGCAATACTGTTTGACGGCGGCATGGCTCTGATTGAAAAAAAGCTGAATAGGCACTCTGTCTGAACTTTGAAAATGATTGTACAATTTTATTGACGAACAGGAGGAGTCGGATGATAAAAAAATTAACATTATTAATAGGCGTACTTTTTATGATTGGAATATTTGGGGGATGCGGCGGAGATCAAAAAGCTAAAAGCTCTATTGTAATTTACGACGGTCAGTTTTCTGAGATGAAGATTATCCATCAGATGGTAAAATTGCTGGTGGAAGAGCACACAGACGCTAGGGTGGAAATCCGTGATGAAATGTCTCCTGTCAACAACTACCGAGATCTGGTTGCGGGGGGCGGGAGCGATCTTATGAACAGCTATGACGGCACTCTGCTCACCACTTATTTAAAGGTGGATGTATCGGAGGTGCCGGAAGATAAGACGCTTTACGAATATGCTAATGAGCTTTCCAGCGAAAAGGATAAAGTGCACTTACTTGATCCCCTGGGACATGAAAATACGTATGCGGTTGCGGTGACGCAGGCGATGGCCGATGAGTACGGACTTGAAACTATCAGTGATTTAATTGATTTGGCACCCGGGCTGGTGTTTGGCGCCGAGCATGAATTCTTCAGTGAGGAAGGAAGTATGAAATACGGTCCCTTTACCAAATTTTACGGCCTTGATTTTAAAGAGGGAAAAGCAATTGATATGGCGTTAAAATACTCTGCTATCGAAAACGGAAACATTGATGTGACGGAGGTGTATTCCACTGACGGTATGAATAAAAAAGTGGGGCTCAAGGTGTTAAAGGATGATTTAAAATTCTTTCCAGAATATAATGATGCCCTGCTAGTGCGCAACGATCTGTTTGAGCGGTTTCAGGATATCGCTCCCAATCTGGAGGAGGTTCTCAATATGCTGGGCGGTCGGTTTACCAATGAGATTATGACCAATCTGACCTATGAGGTGGATGTGAACGGAAAAACTCCCGAAGAGGTTGCAAAGACATTTCTTATTGAGCAGGGTCTTCTGGAATAATAATTAACGAAACCGAAAACATCCTTATTGACCCGAAACATTTTTACCATTCTCTATATTTTCGTATAAAAAAGTAAGCCTCTGAATATGTATATAATAGACGGATTTAGACACAATACAAAATAGCTGTTATCCGAATACAAGGAATAAAGGGATCATAAAAAACTTTATAAGAGGTATGTAATGTCTGAAAATAATAAAACAAAAAAACAAACATTAAAGGAAAGGCTGGCACACGAAAGGCAGCAGGGTATTTTATCGATAGAAAAGACTCTGCAATACTTAAATGAGCCCACCTATTATTTTACCGTGGGACAGGAGGTAGTATACGCAAGCCTGAAAAACTGCGTCATCAAGGAAGTGTTATATAACGGAAAGGTATATGGTCTTACCGGCAAAGCGATCAGTAACAATTACGGACATCCATATACATACCAGATATACAGGGTTGCGCCATGGATGGATATAAGGCCCGTTTCACATGAGAATACGAGCTTTGCCAACAATCAGATCTCCAAGCTGACTTTCCAGAACTCTTCTTTAGAAAGTCTCCTTCATCTAAATTATTATTTTGGCATCGATACGAAGTCGGATTACCAGAGGGAGGACGTCTGGGAGCAAAAGGACAAGGAACTTCTCATCGACAGTATTTTCCACAATATCGATTTGGGCAAGATTGCTTTAAATCACCTTCCCAAGGAGGAACGCCTTAAACGGAATGCGGATTACGAAATCATCGACGGTAAGCAGCGTCTTAACGCGCTCATCGATTACTATGAAAATAAATTTGAATATAAGGGAAAATCTTATAATAACTTAAGCTGGATGGATAAACGGATATTCAAAAACCATCCCATCCGTATGGCCATTGCCGAAGAAGCACAGACAAAGGACATATTAAAATATTTTCTAATGCTCAATCGTGCCGGAAAAGAGTTGGAAGGGCTTCACCTCGAAAAGGTCAAGAGAATGCTGGAGGAATCCGAGCCCGTTCTTTTATGAGGGTATATGCGTTTTTCAAAATTTGCATTTCTGTAAATAAAAAAAATCCTGCGGGAAAGCTCAAAGTCCTCGCAGGATTTTATTTTTAATCATAGTAGCAATTAGAGGAGCATACGGCTCGTTGTTTATTCCGCCGTATCCGCTTCCGTGGCATCTTCGACAGTAGTGGTATCTTCGGCGGTGGCTGCATCTTCCGTCGTTTCCGCGCTCAGATCTACGGTAAGATATTTCAGCTCGCCTTTGTTATCCGTTACGGTGTAACTTTCCTCAAGCCCGGTAATATACTGAGCTACTCTCTCTGCGGAAATCGTATCGGAGATGGTTGAATCTGTAGCATCATCATAATACCTGTTAATAAACTCCACAACATAATATTGATGGTCTGTAGTATCCTCCAAAACAGTAATATCGCCTTCCGCTCTTCCTTCATCAAAAAGCCAGCCGGATATGGTGCTCACTATGCCGCTATAAACCCTGCCCTCGTTAAGAGTTGCGTCGGTCTCTGTATCCTGATAGGTTTCTTTATCCTCCTCAGCCGCATTTTCCAAAGCCAATGCCTTAAAGTCTTCGCCTGCCTGACGGGCTTCCATCATTGCATCTGCTTTTTTCTTCGCTTCTAACATCGCCCTTTCGATATCCTCATCCGTAGCATCCTCTGCGATATCAGCTTTAACGATAAAGCTTTTGTAATCTACCTTATCATATTCCTGCGTATGCTCTGCATAATAATCTTTTATTTCCTGATCCGTAGGTACGTTCTGGCTCAGGAGCTCATTATAATATGCTTCCGCTAAAATGTTATCCTTGATATAAGGCTCTAATCTTTTTTCCGTAGCATAAGGTCCGTAACTGGTAGTATAGAAGTCGCTGAGCGATAAACTCTGGGATTCTGCACTAGAGCTAAAGGAGCTCAATATGTTAGCGTATTCTTCAGTAGTATCATGAGTAAACTCATGAGCTGCAGCGTCATCCAGCAACGCCTTAGTCTGCTTAATCTGTTCCACTGTCATCTGGTCGAACAAATCCTTCCATGTCAGATTCTCCGAATATTGCTGCTCATCGAAATCTACCGAGGTATCTAAACCAATATAAGAAAGAATGGGAGAATAAGTAGAAACATAGTTATTGACCGTGGCACTGTAATAATAATTGTATTCCGGCTCTGTGATTTCATAACTTCCTATTGTCACATAAGGAGAGTTGATCGCATTATGCTTATCCACTGCAGAAATAACAATAGAGCCTGCAATCGCCGCAATGATACCGACACCGATAACGATTGCACCAACCTGCATGATCCTGGTCTTGCGCTTGTCCTTTATTTCTTGTTTCTTTCTTTCTTCCATTTTACGGTCGTATTTTGTCTTTAACTTCTGTTCAACATCCGTCTGTGGCTCCTTGTTCTTCGCCATTTGAGAGTTCCTCCTCATTTTTACATTATACATTATTTCGAAACATACTAATATCACATATAAAAGAGATATCACAGCATTACACCGAATGGTATTGATAATTATTATAGAGCATAATTGTGATATTACTGTGATTTTCATGCCCTATATTTATGCACTCGGCAACATAAGTGTTTCCTACTCATGCAGGTATGAAATCTAATGAATATTCTATCACAAAATATCTTTTTTGTACAAACCTATTTCTAACTTATAGGAAGCCGTTTAAACTTGTGCTATACTACTGTTATATTTTTATTTCCTTGATTGAGATTGATGGGAAAGGCAGGTGAATCATTATGTTGACAATATATCTATGTGATGACAATCAGGAAACCGTTAATCAATACGCCCGACTGCTTAAAAAAATATCGAAGAAAAACAATGTAGATGTTATAATTTCATCTTTTGATAGCGGCGAGGGGTTACTGTTTCATCTGTTCGATTCGCCGAATCAGGCGGATATCATCTATCTTGATATCCTCATGGGCAAGCTGAACGGAATGGATACCGGTAAGAAACTGAGGGAGCTGGGATGCAAGTCGGAAATTATTTATCTGACCACGAGTGAAGATTATGTATTCGATGCTTACGATATTTCTCCGGTCAATTATCTGGTGAAAGATAAAACTTCCACTGTAAGATTTGAAGAAGTCTTCCTCCGTGCCGTAACTTTGGCTCAAAAAAAGGAAAACGATATGTTTGTCTGTGAATCAGGCAATGTCCAAAAGGTGATTCCGATCAAAGAAATATCCTTTTTTGAAATCTGGAAACGGGTCGTGACGGTTCATTACAATGGGAATGAAACCGTCAGCTTTTATTCAACAATGGAACAATTGGAAGGCCAGCTGATACATAAGGGCTTTGTCCGTATCCACCGTTCTTACATTGTGAATCTGCCCTATATTGCAAATTTTGGACAAAACAGTCTCGGTTTAAAGACAGGCGTGGAAATTCCAATCGGCGTTACATACATGAAGCAAGTCAGGCAGGCGTTTCGGGAATATATCAACCGTGCCAGTATTCATGATTACTAATGAATAAGGGGGACAGAACATATGCAGTTATTAGCGCTCGCTTCACTTATTTTATACGATATATTTATCCTTCTATATTTTAAAACAATCTTTCCGCATAAGAGAAGACACTGGATTTTTTATATATCCGCGGTTGGTATTAATATTGGCGTTACCATATTATCCTATTTGTTTCTGGAACACCGATTCAGCGTCTATCTCATGATGGGTTCTATGATGTTTGCGTTCTATCTGTTGTTTAGAGGCAACTGGGTGCAAATCTTATATGCAGGCAGCATCTACATGTTTTCCTTATACAGCAGCCGGGGAATTATCATGTCTATTTATTCCATAGCTTTGCATATCAGCATAAAAGAGGTTCTTCATAATGACATTTATTATCATACAATATTTGTATTGGCTATATTTCTTTCCATACTAGTCAGCCTGTTCATCCGTAAGGTAATACTTCCGGATAATAAAGCAAAGTATTTGTTCAATAACAGTGTTCAGCTTAGATTTGTAGTCATTTATCTATTTTTCCAGTTGTTATTTCTCACGCTCATAAATGATGCGCGGTATCATGATGATATCAGGCAAACCTGGCTTTCTTCCTTATATTTGGGTTCCTGTATTATAAGTAAAGTGTGGCTGGTGTTTGTCTTTAGCCATACGGCCAAAGTATCCGAATTGCTTGAGTACGAGTTGCACACCCGCAAGCTGCAAGAACAGCTTTCCCGCCAGGTGCGGCATTATCAGTCATACCGAAAATTTACAGAAAGCTATCGAATGTTCCGGCATGATTACGAGAAATTGATGGCTTCCGTCAAAACCATGCTACGCAATCAGGAATATGGAAAAGCCACCCGAATATTGGACGATATACATGATACGATGCAACGGGACGTACTTGTTCACAAAACCTATTCCAATAATATATTGTTGGATGCCATCTTGCAGGATGCGGCCAACGTCTGTGAAGAAAAAGGTATCCGCTTTTCAGCACATGTTCATCTCCCTGAAAGTGTTTCAATGACCGAGCTGGATATTGTTCATGTTTTCTCAAATATAATAGATAACTCAATAGAAGCCTGTGATAAAGTATCCGGTCAGGAACGGTTTGTTGAGGTCATAAGCCGGGGAACTAAGGAGTGGGCGATTGTTGAAGTTTCCAATTCATTTAACGGTGAACTGTTAATGGAAAACGGCGAACCGAAAACTACAAAAGACAATAAAGATTATCACGGCTTTGGATTACGAATTGTGAAGGAGACAATTGAAACATTAGGAGGGCTACTATTCATAGAAACAGATCAATTAAAAAGAATCTTCAAAATAAGGGTGTGTATCCCTAAAGCTTCCTCCCGACGCCAGAATTCTCTCATAGTCCAATAGTACCTGGTCGTTCTGTATGCATATGTTCATCCATGATTCTCACCGAATATCCTTATGTAATTGGGAACAAAAAAAGGCAAATTGAGTGCATAGTAAACCATAATGTTGTTTAGCCATTTTATACTTATACCGCGAGTACGGCTATGTACTCTATTTCAATTGACCTTAAAGGAGGAATCCTGTATGAAATATGAAAATAAACCATCCAAGTTCACCTGGGAAGGTCTTGGAAATATTGGCGAGGGCAGAAAAAACCTTGGGCCGGATATGCCGGTGCTCATTTACCGTCTGTTTCAATATACCTTGAAAGATATTTTATCCCGGGAATACGATGAAGTGACCGCCAGCAGCCTATATCGCGCAGCCGGACATATGGCCGGTACCGAATTGGCAAAAAATGTGCTGGATCTTTCCGGCGACTTCGATTACTTTATCGCTAACCTGACCAACAAACTAAA includes:
- a CDS encoding glycine betaine ABC transporter substrate-binding protein, whose product is MIKKLTLLIGVLFMIGIFGGCGGDQKAKSSIVIYDGQFSEMKIIHQMVKLLVEEHTDARVEIRDEMSPVNNYRDLVAGGGSDLMNSYDGTLLTTYLKVDVSEVPEDKTLYEYANELSSEKDKVHLLDPLGHENTYAVAVTQAMADEYGLETISDLIDLAPGLVFGAEHEFFSEEGSMKYGPFTKFYGLDFKEGKAIDMALKYSAIENGNIDVTEVYSTDGMNKKVGLKVLKDDLKFFPEYNDALLVRNDLFERFQDIAPNLEEVLNMLGGRFTNEIMTNLTYEVDVNGKTPEEVAKTFLIEQGLLE
- a CDS encoding DUF262 domain-containing protein, whose amino-acid sequence is MSENNKTKKQTLKERLAHERQQGILSIEKTLQYLNEPTYYFTVGQEVVYASLKNCVIKEVLYNGKVYGLTGKAISNNYGHPYTYQIYRVAPWMDIRPVSHENTSFANNQISKLTFQNSSLESLLHLNYYFGIDTKSDYQREDVWEQKDKELLIDSIFHNIDLGKIALNHLPKEERLKRNADYEIIDGKQRLNALIDYYENKFEYKGKSYNNLSWMDKRIFKNHPIRMAIAEEAQTKDILKYFLMLNRAGKELEGLHLEKVKRMLEESEPVLL
- a CDS encoding peptidylprolyl isomerase, coding for MAKNKEPQTDVEQKLKTKYDRKMEERKKQEIKDKRKTRIMQVGAIVIGVGIIAAIAGSIVISAVDKHNAINSPYVTIGSYEITEPEYNYYYSATVNNYVSTYSPILSYIGLDTSVDFDEQQYSENLTWKDLFDQMTVEQIKQTKALLDDAAAHEFTHDTTEEYANILSSFSSSAESQSLSLSDFYTTSYGPYATEKRLEPYIKDNILAEAYYNELLSQNVPTDQEIKDYYAEHTQEYDKVDYKSFIVKADIAEDATDEDIERAMLEAKKKADAMMEARQAGEDFKALALENAAEEDKETYQDTETDATLNEGRVYSGIVSTISGWLFDEGRAEGDITVLEDTTDHQYYVVEFINRYYDDATDSTISDTISAERVAQYITGLEESYTVTDNKGELKYLTVDLSAETTEDAATAEDTTTVEDATEADTAE
- a CDS encoding LytTR family DNA-binding domain-containing protein; this translates as MLTIYLCDDNQETVNQYARLLKKISKKNNVDVIISSFDSGEGLLFHLFDSPNQADIIYLDILMGKLNGMDTGKKLRELGCKSEIIYLTTSEDYVFDAYDISPVNYLVKDKTSTVRFEEVFLRAVTLAQKKENDMFVCESGNVQKVIPIKEISFFEIWKRVVTVHYNGNETVSFYSTMEQLEGQLIHKGFVRIHRSYIVNLPYIANFGQNSLGLKTGVEIPIGVTYMKQVRQAFREYINRASIHDY
- a CDS encoding ATP-binding protein, coding for MQLLALASLILYDIFILLYFKTIFPHKRRHWIFYISAVGINIGVTILSYLFLEHRFSVYLMMGSMMFAFYLLFRGNWVQILYAGSIYMFSLYSSRGIIMSIYSIALHISIKEVLHNDIYYHTIFVLAIFLSILVSLFIRKVILPDNKAKYLFNNSVQLRFVVIYLFFQLLFLTLINDARYHDDIRQTWLSSLYLGSCIISKVWLVFVFSHTAKVSELLEYELHTRKLQEQLSRQVRHYQSYRKFTESYRMFRHDYEKLMASVKTMLRNQEYGKATRILDDIHDTMQRDVLVHKTYSNNILLDAILQDAANVCEEKGIRFSAHVHLPESVSMTELDIVHVFSNIIDNSIEACDKVSGQERFVEVISRGTKEWAIVEVSNSFNGELLMENGEPKTTKDNKDYHGFGLRIVKETIETLGGLLFIETDQLKRIFKIRVCIPKASSRRQNSLIVQ
- a CDS encoding V4R domain-containing protein, with amino-acid sequence MKYENKPSKFTWEGLGNIGEGRKNLGPDMPVLIYRLFQYTLKDILSREYDEVTASSLYRAAGHMAGTELAKNVLDLSGDFDYFIANLTNKLKELKIGVLRIDKADLDSLSFTLTVSEDLDCSGLPISGETVCDYDEGFIAGILETYSSRQFIVKEIDCWSTGDRTCRFSAIPK